The following are encoded in a window of Thermomicrobiales bacterium genomic DNA:
- the tyrS gene encoding tyrosine--tRNA ligase has protein sequence MATSDVSTASHTRDAAVQARLAGENPVDYLRRRGYVQDISNEAGLRALFERETVTAYIGFDPTAPSLHVGHQIGIMMLAVLQRFGHRPIALGGGGTALVGDPSGKTSTRVLLTEESIRSNLKSILPQFDRFLDFRGDRFGDNPAALLMNNADWLLKLEYIPFLRDIGRHFSVNEMLAAETYKVRVESGAGLNFVEFNYRIVQAYDFLHLFQTVGCRLQMGGSDQWGNIVAGTDLVRRVESGEAYALVSPLLTTASGQKMGKSEGNSVWLDGSMTSPYDFYQYWVNVDDADVERLLKLYTFVPDEEIAAITAGDGEALRPAKQLLAREVTALTHGEAAASEAAAAAAALFSSDSSIEARMADPNIPSVTLPAEEMPIAELFVRAGMTASRGEARRLAQQGGLSIDGVRVDDVDQPAPSEREAILLQVGKKRFKRVDFRAG, from the coding sequence ATGGCGACATCTGACGTTTCGACCGCATCGCACACGCGTGACGCCGCCGTTCAGGCGCGGCTCGCTGGGGAAAACCCGGTTGATTACCTGCGCCGCCGAGGCTACGTGCAAGACATCTCGAATGAAGCCGGGCTACGGGCGCTTTTCGAGCGGGAGACCGTCACTGCCTACATCGGATTCGACCCAACCGCGCCTTCACTGCATGTGGGACACCAGATTGGCATCATGATGCTGGCTGTGCTCCAGCGCTTCGGGCATCGTCCGATTGCGCTGGGCGGCGGCGGCACTGCTCTGGTTGGCGATCCATCGGGCAAGACCTCGACTCGTGTGCTGCTCACCGAGGAGTCGATTCGTTCGAACCTCAAGAGCATCCTGCCACAGTTCGATCGATTTCTCGACTTCCGGGGCGACCGCTTTGGCGACAATCCCGCCGCGCTCCTCATGAACAACGCCGACTGGTTGCTCAAACTCGAGTACATCCCGTTCCTTCGTGACATCGGGAGGCATTTCTCGGTCAACGAGATGCTGGCCGCTGAGACCTACAAGGTGCGTGTCGAGTCGGGCGCGGGGTTGAACTTCGTCGAGTTCAACTACCGCATCGTGCAGGCATACGACTTTCTGCATCTTTTCCAAACCGTTGGCTGCCGTCTGCAAATGGGTGGCTCGGACCAATGGGGCAACATCGTGGCGGGAACCGACCTGGTTCGCAGGGTCGAGTCAGGGGAAGCCTACGCCCTGGTCAGCCCGTTGCTCACGACGGCCAGTGGGCAAAAGATGGGCAAGAGCGAAGGCAACTCGGTCTGGCTGGACGGGTCGATGACCTCTCCGTATGACTTCTACCAGTACTGGGTGAATGTCGACGACGCCGATGTGGAGCGATTGCTCAAGCTCTACACCTTCGTCCCGGATGAAGAGATCGCCGCGATCACCGCTGGAGACGGGGAGGCACTCCGGCCGGCCAAGCAGTTGCTTGCCCGTGAGGTGACGGCGCTGACGCATGGCGAGGCTGCCGCCAGTGAGGCCGCCGCGGCGGCAGCGGCGCTGTTCTCATCGGATTCCTCGATCGAAGCGCGCATGGCCGATCCCAACATCCCTTCGGTCACGCTTCCGGCTGAGGAGATGCCGATCGCCGAGCTTTTCGTACGGGCTGGGATGACTGCCTCGCGCGGCGAAGCCCGCAGGCTCGCTCAGCAGGGCGGCCTCTCGATCGACGGCGTCCGGGTGGACGATGTCGATCAGCCGGCGCCCTCAGAGCGCGAGGCCATCTTGCTCCAGGTTGGCAAGAAGCGGTTCAAACGAGTCGATTTTCGAGCAGGCTAG
- a CDS encoding MFS transporter yields MKASPGASSNAGSSSAPPDQAKATKSAKPKSASSRSRKTTSVDTLSGTFEQKQGDPELYIARTIRDEPESVAPIDLPSAPMSVTDLPSIEGTIVEIERHRDSLFDNPTFLAFWLSRFLVQAAQGALMYGLLVLVVDSTDSSVFNSIFVVCSVIPAIIFGLPAGVAVDTLPRRPLLVALNLVRFLFVLALVVHPPSIVGIFATTLAIWLIHQFYAPAESSTLASIVPRSRLVDGQALSNLALVIAQAVGVIAIAPLLLKTSSPSYLFAVCAAFFLTAAGLVLQIHVGELKGQLAQMSRHPDGILATLLRGFRVTVGDSVLFRVTAADVMVGIGLSALVVVAPIYLKRILDTSSENTVFVFAPAAIGVLIGLRAAPYLGRYFGLRWVAVYGLALFALSIASFGFLSDIHWLLVDTFHIPIDRIAHALHLPPLALLVMLFSIPAGFASSIVGVAARTITLERTPLAFRGQVIATQSLVQNLGALVPTMLAGIAADQLGVERVAIIIAALILAGIIAAFFISRPTDTNPAPA; encoded by the coding sequence CGACGAAGTCAGCGAAGCCGAAAAGCGCGTCCTCCCGCTCCAGGAAGACCACATCGGTCGATACGCTGAGCGGCACATTCGAGCAGAAGCAGGGCGACCCGGAGCTGTATATCGCGCGAACGATCCGGGACGAGCCGGAGAGCGTCGCGCCGATCGACCTGCCGTCGGCGCCGATGTCGGTCACGGATCTCCCGTCGATCGAGGGAACCATCGTCGAGATCGAGCGACACCGGGATTCCCTGTTCGACAACCCGACCTTTCTCGCTTTCTGGCTCTCTCGCTTTCTGGTGCAGGCAGCCCAGGGAGCGCTGATGTACGGGTTGCTCGTGCTGGTCGTCGATTCGACCGATTCGTCGGTGTTCAATTCGATCTTCGTCGTTTGCTCGGTGATTCCCGCCATCATCTTCGGGCTACCCGCCGGAGTCGCCGTCGATACGCTTCCGCGCCGACCGTTGCTGGTGGCGCTGAATCTGGTGCGTTTTCTGTTCGTGCTGGCGCTGGTGGTGCATCCGCCTTCGATCGTTGGCATCTTCGCGACCACGTTGGCAATCTGGCTGATTCATCAGTTCTACGCGCCGGCGGAAAGCTCGACGCTGGCATCGATCGTGCCACGCAGTCGATTGGTCGATGGACAGGCGCTCTCGAATCTGGCGCTCGTCATTGCACAAGCAGTGGGCGTGATCGCAATTGCTCCGCTGCTCCTGAAGACGAGCAGTCCCAGCTATCTCTTTGCGGTCTGCGCTGCCTTCTTCCTCACCGCGGCAGGGCTGGTGCTTCAAATCCACGTCGGCGAACTCAAGGGCCAATTGGCGCAGATGAGCCGGCATCCCGATGGGATACTGGCGACCCTGCTGCGCGGTTTTCGAGTCACCGTGGGTGATTCGGTGCTTTTCCGCGTCACCGCCGCCGATGTGATGGTGGGCATCGGGCTGAGCGCTCTCGTCGTGGTGGCGCCGATCTATCTCAAGCGCATTCTGGATACATCGTCGGAAAACACCGTGTTCGTTTTCGCGCCAGCAGCGATCGGCGTGCTGATCGGGTTGCGGGCGGCTCCCTATCTCGGTCGGTATTTCGGCTTGCGTTGGGTGGCGGTCTATGGGCTGGCGCTCTTCGCGCTATCGATCGCGTCATTCGGATTCCTGAGCGACATTCACTGGCTGCTGGTCGATACCTTCCACATTCCCATCGACCGCATTGCGCATGCGCTCCACTTGCCACCACTCGCGCTGCTGGTGATGCTTTTCTCGATACCGGCGGGCTTTGCGTCTTCGATCGTCGGCGTCGCCGCGCGCACGATAACGCTCGAACGAACTCCGCTCGCTTTCCGTGGACAGGTCATCGCCACGCAATCGCTCGTGCAGAATCTGGGCGCGCTCGTGCCCACCATGCTTGCCGGTATCGCGGCCGATCAGTTGGGCGTCGAACGTGTCGCGATCATCATTGCGGCGTTGATCCTGGCAGGGATCATCGCGGCATTCTTCATCAGCCGCCCAACGGACACCAATCCCGCGCCCGCATAG